A window of Mustela erminea isolate mMusErm1 chromosome 19, mMusErm1.Pri, whole genome shotgun sequence genomic DNA:
TCACAACTAggaccaagaaggaaaaaaaaaaaccccatcttTCGGTTTATTGAAGGAGGAAAAGGGGGCGGGAGAGGGGGGGCaataaaatgcttttgctttgtttataaAGAGCGAGATTTCAGGAGGCCCCTTCTCAAGGAGGAGGGGGGCACCTCTCCCCCAACTACAAGCAGCAGCAAAGCCAAgccaaggaggggagaggaaaactGGAGGGGCCAAGGGACCCCACACAGCCCCTCGAACAGAAGCCACAagctttctccccccaccctcaaTGCATCTACCCCAGGGGACCCATCTGGGATGAGGAAGAGGGTATGTACACAAGTCGGGGTAGCACTGGGCTAGGCGGGGGAGGGAATAATTTATCCGCAGCAGCGGTGGGTAGCAAAGGGGTGGGAGGCAGTAGACTGGTGGCAGTGGTGGCCTAGGGGTCCCGTTCTTTCTTAACCTTGATGTCTCCAGCAAGGATAGTGGCGATCTCGCCCTGCATGAAGGCCCAGGGGACAGAGGAGCCCACCAGGGGGCACTTGTCTCCACTGGGGCAGTACACCTCCCCAGCAGGGCCCTGTGCCTTGATGAATTCCCGTGAGCAGGGAAAACAGAACTTGTGTCCGGGCACTGAGGGGCACTGGACGAAGTGGGTATCTTCCAGCCGTTCGCGGCACAGGGTACAGCACAGGGGTGCCCCAGGGGTCGCCCCGGTGCTGCCACCACCCCCGCTAACAGCTTCTGCCCCTGCGGTGGGGCTGACTTCCGCCTCACCGTTGCGGGCCACAAGACGATGCTGGACAGGAGGCTGGGCTGTGGAGGAGGCTGCGGGGCTGGCGCCCCCAGCACGCACggggcccccacccccgccagggtCCTTGGGGGAGTGGCCCAGGGCCTCTGCCACGTTCTTCAGGGCGGCGATGGGTGAGGGCACCCCAGGGGTGTCGGCGGAGTATGGGCCACCCGGGGCTACCCAGTGCCGCTGCTGCTGTTCCTCGGTGGTCATCTTCCCAGCCGCCTCACCCTCGGGCTCGGGGGAAGCCTTTCGACGGCGTGGAGTGGGCGCCAGGTTCCGGGACGGGGCTCGCGGGGGTGGACCACAGAGAGCTGCAGGGGCTGCCTCTGGATACTGCTGGGGCAGGGCCTCTGCGGGAGCGGGCTCTCGAAAGCTGCGGACACCGTCGGTTAGCAACTCCCCCAGCTGGCGCCATTCCCCCGAGCCGTGCCTCCGTTCATATTCGAGGTACTTGAAGCCTGATGAGGCCAGAGCCTTGCCCGGCTCCCGCAGGGCATCATGAAACATCTGGCGAGCCACTGCCAGGACTCCTGCGTACACGTTGCCAGAGCCACAGGGGTATTCGGTAAAAAGCTTCAGCTCGAACTCATAGCCCGGCGGGCGGGCAGTAGCATCAAAAGCGAACACCCGCCCCACCAGCCCGTGATCCTTCTTGAAGCGGACATTGAAGGGGGCACAGGCCGACAATGCCAGCAGCTGTTCCCGCACAGCTTTGGGGCGCCCGTGCCACTCCTCCGCCCGGCCACGCATGGCCTCGTTCAGTTCTGCCAGACAGTCCGCattcctctgctgcttctccttctcgaAATCGGAGCCAAAAGCCGGACGGGCAGGACTCAAGCCGGGTGCCAGCGTCAGGCCTCGGGTTCCCAGGCCAGATACCGCAGCTGCCAGCAGCCCGGGGGGCaccaagctgggcatggagccaagCAGGGCCCTCCGCGCCCCCTCCGCCACGGCCTCCTCGCGGCCCAGCCCATTAGCCAGGCGAGACCCCAGGGTGTACTCCAGGgcgggagagggcagggggaggcggCCCGACGATGTGGCCCTGTCATAGCGGTCCGGGCCAGAGATGCCACCGCCTGTTCCTGACggctggggctgggcctgtgGAGGCGGTAACTGAGGCCCCTGGGCAGCGGCCGCAGCCAGGTCCTTAGTGGTCGGGTGCTTGAGGGCGGGGGGCCCGGGAGAGCGGCCCTCGGGGAGCACGTGGCTGCGCTTGAGTTGGCGGGCAGCGTCGATGAGCAGCTCGATGCGATCCGCACCCTCGAAGTTCACGCAGCCGCGACACACCGCCTCGCTGAAGTCCCACACCATGGCCCACGGCATCTTGGGCAGGTCGCACAGGTAGCACCACTGGCGGCGGGACGCCTGCACAGACGCCATGACCCCCGCGCGCGCGCCGCTGAGCCCCGGCGTTCCACCCGCCGCCGACGTTCGATCCGCGCCGCAGACGTTCGATTCGCGTCTCCGGGACCGCGCAATCCACAGTCAGGCCTCCGACTCGGCCTCCCCGCCGATCCAGGCCCggccccccttccccgccccctggGCCCTAAGCCTTTTTCCTCACTCCCGCCTCCTTGAAAAGCCTGTTAGAGGCACGTCGGCGCCCCTGCCCGGTCTGGGCTCCGGGCCGAGGCGCACAGCTCGGGCCCCGGAATGGGCCGCGGGCACCGCCGCCTCGGGCTCCCGCCgatcccgccgccgccgccgctgctgctgcaacggccgccgccgcctccacCTCCTTCTGCCCCAGAGGCCGCTTCGCAGGGAAAGTTACATAACGCGCCGGCAAAGCCTTCTGGGAAACGTAGTCCCGCCGGGGCCGATTCTTAAAGGGGACGGCTGGCGGCGGAGGGCTGGACTCGTAGCCTCTCCGACGCGCAAACCCTACCATTCATCTCGGCGAGGCAGGGAGTTCCACGCGCTCGGAGGAGCTCGGGCACAGGGCTTGGGGGCGGGGATGAGTTATGAATGATCACAGCTATCACGGACTCAGAAATGGTAGGAAGTGGACATGCTTTCGGGCGTCTAATTTCTGTTCCGACTTGCTGTGCAGCTTTAGGCAAAAGTCTTGCTCTTTCTGAGGCTCAATTCCCCGCCCATCAAAGGTGGGCCAATGTCTGGTTAGGGACGCAGCAGCTCCTGGGGCCGGGAGGAGAGGCCCTGATTGGATGGTTTCAGGGTAGGGGACGGGAAGCTGGCAATTGGGAGAGGGAGGGTTCTGCTTGGCACCCCGTTTGCCTCCAATGTTGTGTATCATGGGGCCGGAAGCAGCCGGTGAAAGAGGAAGAACGAACGCCTCTGGGCCAGGCCTCTGCCACACTTGCCTCATCTATTAAAGAGTGGTCCAACGCCCTCGAACTCTGTTCCATCTCTGCCGGCGCGCTCTGGTCTACAAAGGGTTACACTGtttctccccagctccccactgcCACTTCACTACAATTCCCAAAATGCTCTGCCGGGAGGACAAACCGACGCACTTCCGCTGCCTaagaggctgggggaggcctTCCCGATTGCCGCTGTCTCCTACCTCCGGCTCAATGTTTGGGGGTTTTAGGTTTTTGGGGAGCACTGCGTTGAGGGAATCCTCACCCACTACTGACCGCTAAttcgggggaagggagggaggccgGGGATGGTCAGCAAGAGTTGTAGGGAGTACTTTTTCTCCAACCTCCAGTGCTTACTACCTGATCGGACCAACCAGGCTTTggggacacccccaccccatcccgccCCCGGGGAGGGATTTCTTCCCAGCATCGGGACCAGTGCGAGTCAggctggaaggggagggagggagggaaggacaagTCTCCAGGTTCtaactcttcctctctcttaagCCTGGGTCCGTGAGaactcaaaaatatttgaatgactTGTCAGACATGCATTCATTAGTGGCTTTCAAACTAATCAGactactccctctcccacatccCGGTGCAATCCTAGCTGCTGATTTTGTTATCCAAACACCGCTGTCAGCTTCACAATTTCGCTTAACATCTGTATTATTTTCTGGAAATTGACTcccttaaccaaaaaaaaaaaaaaaaaagaagaagaaagaaagaaagaaaaagacttccTACTTTTGCCTCATCCTAAGCAATACAGGCATACCTCGGAAATACTGTGGGCTCCTTCCAGACTACCACAATAAAGCAAACCTAGCAATAAAGCAAGTATCACAGTAGAACAAGTCAAATGAACTTTCTGGTTTTTCCAATGTATCTAAAAGTTTACACTATGCTACAGTTCATTAAGTGTGCACTAGCACCATGTCCAAAGAAACAATGTgtatacttgaatttaaaaatattttattgctaaaaaatgctaaccatcctCTGAGCTCTCAGAGGTCAGTGATCACAGAGCGCCATAGCAAATGTAGTAATAATGCAAAAGTTAGAAATACTGCATGAAtttccaaaatgtgacacagataCACAAAATGAGCAACTGCTGGAAAAATGGCACCGACAGACTTGCttgatgcagggttgccacaaaccttcaacttgtaggggaaaaaaatgcagtatcttaAAGGAAAGCACAATAAAACGAGATATGTCTGTATTATGGGCAGAAGTGTAGGTTTTTAATATACTAACTACATTTTTGGGGAACTAGctacattttaataaagtttaataCCACATAAGAGCTATTAAAAAGGCCATCCATATggacatgggtggctcagttggttaagtttctgcctttgggtcaggtcgtgatccttGGGATGAAggagccacatcaggctccgtgctcagcaggcagcctgcttctccctctaccccataCCCAGCTTGTactggctctctcaaataaatacataaaatcttaaaaaataaaagcggCCATCCACATATCATCGAAAATTGCCTTTAAGCAATTCTTCTGTAAAAACtagttgggggagaggggtgaggtCTAGAGTTCTGGCTGGGGTCCAGCTTCAGGTCAGCTGAATTGCGACTGGCCCCATCACAAGTTTAGtgtaagtctctctctctctctcttttttaaaagattttatttatttgacagacagagattacaagtaggctgagaggcaggcagagagagagaaggaggaagcaggctccctgccaagcagagagcccgacgcggg
This region includes:
- the IRF2BP1 gene encoding interferon regulatory factor 2-binding protein 1, which gives rise to MASVQASRRQWCYLCDLPKMPWAMVWDFSEAVCRGCVNFEGADRIELLIDAARQLKRSHVLPEGRSPGPPALKHPTTKDLAAAAAQGPQLPPPQAQPQPSGTGGGISGPDRYDRATSSGRLPLPSPALEYTLGSRLANGLGREEAVAEGARRALLGSMPSLVPPGLLAAAVSGLGTRGLTLAPGLSPARPAFGSDFEKEKQQRNADCLAELNEAMRGRAEEWHGRPKAVREQLLALSACAPFNVRFKKDHGLVGRVFAFDATARPPGYEFELKLFTEYPCGSGNVYAGVLAVARQMFHDALREPGKALASSGFKYLEYERRHGSGEWRQLGELLTDGVRSFREPAPAEALPQQYPEAAPAALCGPPPRAPSRNLAPTPRRRKASPEPEGEAAGKMTTEEQQQRHWVAPGGPYSADTPGVPSPIAALKNVAEALGHSPKDPGGGGGPVRAGGASPAASSTAQPPVQHRLVARNGEAEVSPTAGAEAVSGGGGSTGATPGAPLCCTLCRERLEDTHFVQCPSVPGHKFCFPCSREFIKAQGPAGEVYCPSGDKCPLVGSSVPWAFMQGEIATILAGDIKVKKERDP